The nucleotide sequence CCGGGAAAAGCGACGCGTGAACTTTGGTTTGCCATTTCGTTTAATCCCAGTTAGAAACAGAAGTTAAAAACATGCACAAGCACGGAAATAAAAGCACACAAAACTTTCTCATTtgctttcctttatttttatttcggaaaaaattaaaacaggaaCTTTATGTCTCTCTGCCGGAGTACATTAATCAGTCCTTCAGTTAATCTACTTCTCACGGTAATATTGCACTTGACGAAACCTCACCTTTGTCTCTCTAAGAAGACTTGTGTTTCTTGGTTCCACTATATCATTGAAGTCTCGGTTGCAttcttttgcaaaatttgttaCCATTCTTTAGAAAGGTATGGGGTAGAAACTATTTTGAGAGTAGAGAAATGTGCACGCCCAAAATATCCATGAAAATCTTTCAGGTGACCCCACAGAAATGATGATCACGTGGGTGACGATGGCCGAGTCAGTTAAGAGCGTTGTGGAGTATGGGGAGAGGTACAAACTACCGCTGAACATGAAAACATTCGGTTCTGCTACCAAGTACAAAGCTTGTGGCTGGAAGAAGCGGATCATTTATATGCATCGAGTCAAGCTCGAAGGATTGACTCCGGGTTCTGGATATGGTAAGGATTTCTTTGTTGCtaccttaaaaaattttcaatttcgaaCAAGTAACAAAATAACTAGCAGTTCCAATCAGAAAAGATGAAGGTAAAGCACTTAACAATTATTGATAGATCAAAGTGATCAGCGGGAAATTATAACGAAAATCGCAGGAAAGCGTTGACAACCGAGTTGTGATTAGTCCTAAACTTCCTTCTGGTTGGTTACGTGGATAGTGCAAGCTTTTTAAACCAATGAAAGAGTGAAGAGAGTGAATTGAAGCAAAACCAACGAAGTCCCAGACCTTTTTCGACATTAACCTCTACCTGtagctgtttttttctttttcttttaatcacaTTCTAACTGTTACGAATTCAAATACTTTTTTGTGTTTCCTTAGATTATCGAGTTGGCAGCTCAGATGGCTGGAGCGCCTTGTACAATTTTAACGCCACAAAAGCTGGAACGGCCTGGCAACCGAGATTTGCCATATATGGAGATCTAGGAGTAGACAACGCCCAGTCTCTCTCCAAGCTACAGAAGGAGGTTCAGGGAGGACAATACGATGCCATTTTGCACGTTGGTATGGACATCTACATCCACACAAAACTGCACATCGCAACTGATGctaaaaggaggaaaaaaacaggCCATAGAATTAAGCCTAGAATTTTTTCTGATATCTAATAACATACTTTGTAGAGGCCCAACCTTCTCGTGTTCCCGGTCACGATTTCAGCTCACactattcttttaaaatagctgtacacatttttaactttttctctGATTGTTCCTTTTCTTACTTCTTCTGCAGGCGACTTTGCTTACAATATGGAATCAGTGAGtagaaaaaatattcttattaTTGTATGCAAGTAATTTAATTGCCAATAATTGGTAATTAATCTAATTAACTGCGTGATTTTCCGCTTCTACCTTGGAAAAAGATTCTCTATGGTTTTTCATTTGTGTCTTTTTGCCTGTTGAGTGGACCCCGATCAATATTATTTACACATCAGTAGGGATTGTGTGTGTAAAAACTATTACCCACTTTTCAGGATAATTCACAAGTAGGAGACAGGTTTATGAATCAAATAGAGCCGATGGCAGCGTACGTTCCTTACATGACATGCCCTGGGAACCACGAACAAGCTTGGTAAGTTCCCGCATGACTTCATTTACAACAATTGTGATCGAACTTAAGAttcattttcaggttttttttcatttaatcaaCGCCCAGCTCTATTATAGTTTCACTTCTGTTACCGCGGTCACCATTTATAAAACGATATATGATTCCAACTGAATTAACGGTGCCAATCAGTGCAAAGACCAAAGCAAGCCATGATGACGACAAATGCAGATGGAATTCTTAATTCATGTTGTCAGATTTGCAGTTTTGTGTATGAGGAGTCTTTTGTGACAAGAGTCTCACTACAAAATTGGTCATATATCTTCAAATAATTGGagtttttatctaattttttcTGTTAAGAGATCAAAAATTAGACATACCTGTACATTCGTAAATACAATATTAACTAGTGACTTGGACTAAATTTGTACACCGAGCCGTTTTGAAATATCCGCACTAAGTGTGGTGCTTCCTTACCCAGAGGGAATGAGCAAGTCTAACTACAGGAGTCATTTGAACTTGGTGCTCTTGTACTCATTTTCAATTAGCAACCCAATGTTAATTTTACAAGTACGAATATCTCAGTCTAATCCgcgtttctctttttttctttttttgtgagaaaaaaCCTCTAAAACGTTCTAGTTATTTTCACGCTTCTTTTTACCTCCAGTAACTTTTCCAACTACAGAGAGCGTTTCAGTATGCCTGGTAACACAGAAGGAATTTATTACAGGTAGGATGCCGCCATTGCGCATGCGTCAGTTTGTCTTGTTCACATAACAGCCCCTAAATTTGTCGTGTTTCTAAATCTTAATCAGAgccttttttacttttgatttGACCCAACTGATCGCATATGATATCCAACGTAAAATGTGTTAATTTTCTCTCCCTTGGTCAGTTGGAACATTGGACCAGTACACATCATAAGTTTTAGTACAGAATTGTACTACTTCCTCGAATATGGCATGGAACCTCTTGTTCGGCAATACAAGTGGCTTCAACGAGATTTAGAGGTACCAGTCTCCTTTTGCTATCCACTTCAGCTGATCATAAAGCTCTTTGAGGGCCGTTATTTATACTAGTTATAAAACATTTCCGGATGGTATTCATGGGAATTTCCCCCGAGTCACTCAAAAAAGCACAAGAAAAGTGGAatatttcatagtttttttGTTGCATACTTATTTTCTACGATGCCACGAGAAAAAACATGTAAAAACATAATTAAGACGAAATACGCATAGACTTCATTGGAATGAGGTAGtttagtattgtcaactgagttgataacgtaaatccGCCACctcaaagagtttaaaagttgacgTTTAGAGCGTTAGCCGTCCAtagctctgatgaagggctaacgcttgaagcgtcagcttttaaactctttacggtggccaatttacgttatcaactcagttgataatatcaagttaccctgttatactctccaaccgacgtagcaccacagtttcttcaatAGAAtggttttgacaattttttttacactttaTGTATCAAAATACAAAGAATTCGTGGCAAATGGATTCATGATATTAAAACACTTGAAAATGCCACTTCGTAATTTTTTACGACGGGAATATGATCACAGCGCACGATGGGAAGGTGGGTGTAATACCTTCGAATACGCAACGTATTTCATGTCATCTTATTGACTTTATTTTCTATTGTATGAACAGTTTCCAATTGCTTTTACGTGTACAAAAAGTATAACGTTGATTGTGTTTGCAGGAAGCCAGTAAGCCAGAAAATCGAGCACAGCGTCCCTGGATAATAACTATGGCACACAGACCCATGTATTGTTCCAACGCTGTGGGTGACGGCTGTGAAAATCACGAAAACGCTGTAAGTAATCCAAGTGACATACTGTTATTCGAGCAGCCTCCAGTTATCTTGATTGACTTGCTTGTTCCTGGTTTGCTTGCATTTTTCACTCAATCAGAAACATAAATGATAAACTTAAGATTTCGATGACATTTAGGTGATATCGTCAAACCCCAGAACACTACGGGGATATGGTTCTTTTTTGCGCTGAACTCATAATAGCTGCGCATGTCTTTAACCTTTTACTCCTAAAAGTGATTGACGTGTAACTTCTTCCCGGCTATAATAGCCATACATTATCCTGAAAACTGGTAATGAGAAGAATTTGTAAACTTGATTTAACTCCAagttctcgtaactaatttacgaGGAAATGTGCCGTAACTAAAGGGGAGAAGTAAATATGAGATGTTGGGAGTTATACGGTTAATTCAACTTTTGTTACTCTAGATTGATCTGGTCCTGAAGATAAAGCACTACAccaaaaaaagataatatttcttaattctcttttttcacgCGCAGATTTCTTTATCACAGTAATGTCGTTGCAGGCTGGGTCGAATAATTCTTGAACAAAAGGCTTGCACTTTGAGAAGTTCCATTTCGACATACAGCTTTGATTAGTGTCTGAAATCCTTGTTTTGTAGATAAGGACAGGATTATCGTCGGCAAAGCTGTTTCCTTTAGAAGATCTTTTATATAGACATGGTAATTATTTTGCGGAAACTCCGTCACATTAACCGTATTCTGTTAGTATTGTTGTAATCTTCATTCTTTGGTTGACAcgcaaatgaaaaattaatggtCCATCAACCTTATAGCAAAGGAACTCGCGTAGACATTGTAAGCAGAATTTCTTCTAGAGTAGACAACCTGAATTTCCTGCCCTGTATATAATTATGTGTAATTATTTAAAGCCGCCAGTATGGTACATGCATGAGCTATTGTAAACTTGACAGAATCGTACACACATTTTCATCGGTTATCACACACGAGATATCGATGGACATAAGCATAGATAAGGGCATTATCGGTAACTTTATCTTGCATGTAATTTTTTACTTGTCTTTTTTGTTATCCAAGCTATTGCTatcgttttatttttaatctgtaTAATTTTGACATCACTTAGCTATGTTAATAGACAGACTCACGG is from Pocillopora verrucosa isolate sample1 chromosome 7, ASM3666991v2, whole genome shotgun sequence and encodes:
- the LOC131785121 gene encoding acid phosphatase type 7-like, with protein sequence MAGKFFGFIAAIVLIVLQSGQEVLASGTPQPEQIHISSTGDPTEMMITWVTMAESVKSVVEYGERYKLPLNMKTFGSATKYKACGWKKRIIYMHRVKLEGLTPGSGYDYRVGSSDGWSALYNFNATKAGTAWQPRFAIYGDLGVDNAQSLSKLQKEVQGGQYDAILHVGDFAYNMESDNSQVGDRFMNQIEPMAAYVPYMTCPGNHEQACNFSNYRERFSMPGNTEGIYYSWNIGPVHIISFSTELYYFLEYGMEPLVRQYKWLQRDLEEASKPENRAQRPWIITMAHRPMYCSNAVGDGCENHENAIRTGLSSAKLFPLEDLLYRHGVDVEFWAHEHSYERLYPVYNHQIRSGSKEKPYTNPRAPVHITTGSAGCKYCHDKFKRDYGPWTAFRTLDYGYTRVQVFNSSHLSLEQVSIDKDYQVIDRIWIIKDKHGPEAWKGGEDNTETSEETDEKVSEIHVTSVE